The genomic stretch GCGCTGTTCCTCGTGCTCGCCGGCGCGCTTATGATGTCCGCGGGCATAACGATAATCAACGTTTTCAACTGGCTTAAAAACCTCTTCACGATGGGAGTTGACGAGGAGGACGGAGAAGAGCCGGAGACCGATCCCGTCAAGGCGATCGACAAGATCGGCAGGGAGCCGCAGCCGAAGCCGGAGAAGAAAAAGCGCTCCGCTATCGACATTCCGATACCGGACGGCCCGATAACCGTGCCGGATCTCACAGTCGCGGACCCCGCTCCGAAGCCGGAGATCCGCATCGACGACATAATCAACAAGGCGGCGGCGCCCGCCGCTTCGACCGAAGCGAAGCCAGCGCCCGTTACCGAAAGTCCGAAGCCCGCCGACAAGTACGCGGACAAGCCGGCGGAAAAACCCGCCGAAAAGCCCGCCGAGCCGAAGGAGGACGGCTACGTCTTCCCGCCGCTATCGCTGCTGAAAAAGGGCGTCGGCGGCGTATCCGAGGACGTCTCCAACGAGATGAAGGAAAACGCGGACAAGCTCGTGCGCACGCTGCGCTCCTTCGGCGTTTCCACGTCGATAAGCGAAGTATGCCGCGGCCCGTCCGTCACGCGCTACGAGCTTCAGCCGGAGGCCGGCGTCAAGCTCAGCCGCATAACCGGACTTTCCGACGACCTCGCGCTTTCTCTCGCGGCGAGCAGCATACGCATCGAGGCGCCGATCCCGAACAAAGCGGCGGTCGGCATCGAGGTGCCGAACAAGACGCGCAGCAACGTGTTGCTTCGCGATCTGCTCGAAACCAAGGGGTTTGCGGACAGCCACAGCCGCCTGACGATAGCGATAGGCAAGGGCGTTTCGGGCGATCCGATAGTCGCCGACCTCGCCTCCATGCCGCATATGCTTATCGCCGGCGCGACCGGCTCCGGTAAGTCCATCTGCGAAAACTGCATAATTATGAGCATAATATACAAGGCGAGCCCGGACGAGGTCAAGTTCATAATGATCGACCCGAAGGCCGTCGAGCTGACGATGTATAACGGTCTGCCGCATCTGGCGATCCCGGTCGTCACCGACCCGAAACGCGCCGCCGGCGCGCTCGACTGGGCGGTGCGCGAAATGATGCGCCGCTACAAGCTGCTTTCGGAATCCGGCTGCCGCGACATCAAGAGCTACAACCTGCGCGTGAAGGACGACGAAAACGCCGAGCCGCTACCGCAGTACGTCATAGTCATCGACGAACTCGCGAACCTGATGATGACCTCCCCGAAGGAGGTCGAGGACAGCATCTGCAAGCTCGCCCAGCTTGCCCGCGCCGCCGGAATGCACCTCGTTATCGCTACGCAGCGTCCGTCCGTCGACGTCATCACCGGACTTATCAAAGCGAACATCCCGACCCGCGTCGCGCTTTCGGTCACTTCGCAGGTCGACTCGCGCACGATAATCGACCACGCCGGCGCCGAGAAGCTGCTCGGCCGCGGCGATATGCTCTACGCGCCGATCGACGCGTCGAAGGCGCAGCGCGTTCAGGGCTGCTACGTTTCCGAAGACGAGGTGCGCAGCGTCGTCGAATTCACCAAGAAGAAGGCCGCCGCGCACTACGACGAGAGCATCAGCGAAGCCATTGACGCCTACTCCGCGAACCAGAAGGACAAGGGCGGAGCTTCCGGCGGAGTCGGCGACGACGACGGCGAAGCGGACGAAATGCTCGAAGCCGCCATCGAGATCGCGGTCGAAACGCAGACGATCTCGACTTCGCTGCTCCAGCGCCGCCTCAAGCTCGGCTACGCGCGCGCCGCGCGTATCGTCGACGAGATGGAGGCGCGCGGCATCGTCGGGCCGTTCGAGGGCTCCAAGCCGCGCCAGGTGCTTCTGACGCGCGATCAGTGGATGGAAATGAAAAACCGTCAGTAAGATTTTTGCGTAATTATTCTTTCATAAAAACGGGTGCC from Clostridia bacterium encodes the following:
- a CDS encoding DNA translocase FtsK is translated as MAQRGRPKGSKNKNTAAAARSAAAEKQRSKNVIWSTVLILAGLLLFVLLVVSDKGFLGDAIQKGMNTLFSWVMYFLPVLLIYIGVLLAVQKTKKYIALRFWFSLLAIIIFAAVVFILKAGSRDIVEVFKEDGVNAVGFGIGFVFTKALGKVGGLIALFLVLAGALMMSAGITIINVFNWLKNLFTMGVDEEDGEEPETDPVKAIDKIGREPQPKPEKKKRSAIDIPIPDGPITVPDLTVADPAPKPEIRIDDIINKAAAPAASTEAKPAPVTESPKPADKYADKPAEKPAEKPAEPKEDGYVFPPLSLLKKGVGGVSEDVSNEMKENADKLVRTLRSFGVSTSISEVCRGPSVTRYELQPEAGVKLSRITGLSDDLALSLAASSIRIEAPIPNKAAVGIEVPNKTRSNVLLRDLLETKGFADSHSRLTIAIGKGVSGDPIVADLASMPHMLIAGATGSGKSICENCIIMSIIYKASPDEVKFIMIDPKAVELTMYNGLPHLAIPVVTDPKRAAGALDWAVREMMRRYKLLSESGCRDIKSYNLRVKDDENAEPLPQYVIVIDELANLMMTSPKEVEDSICKLAQLARAAGMHLVIATQRPSVDVITGLIKANIPTRVALSVTSQVDSRTIIDHAGAEKLLGRGDMLYAPIDASKAQRVQGCYVSEDEVRSVVEFTKKKAAAHYDESISEAIDAYSANQKDKGGASGGVGDDDGEADEMLEAAIEIAVETQTISTSLLQRRLKLGYARAARIVDEMEARGIVGPFEGSKPRQVLLTRDQWMEMKNRQ